TCCTTTCTACTTGATACCCTGATTGTACCGTATACTTCCCATTATtggtgaaatgccatccattcctatcttccatctgatttctactcagaggaatactttcaatcaTATTTGCATCGTGTGGTTCCACCAAAGTCCTAATTTCCTGTAATTCCATGTTCGGGATTCCTGATTAATGAGAGCATCCACTGTGAGATCCGAGTAACTGTTATGAAATTTTTTGTTAGCTGGTTTCAGGCGAGTGGatgggatccaaggatcattccatactgaaataGATGACTCTGTTCcaacccttttgattagtcctttacaaaccagaaATCTAGCAGAGATAATACTCCTCCAGTCATATGACGGGGAAGATGAGCGAaccggttccaggggtgaagcattcctgtagtaccgtcctttgaaaactcgagagaAATTCTCTCAAATTTAGAaattctattgttattggtttatgtattcttaaaatcttattataatcctttgttattggtttatggaCTTTTAAATTCCatacaaaattttttattattaaaaaagtttAGGGGGGCCTATTGGAAATAGAATTTGTGTGgagtttgaaaattttaagagttaatagatttttaaaagttaagtaAATTTGATGAATTCTTACCCAATGTATTGTATAAATTGTCATTGATTATTATagattttcatatatacttttctTTCCAAACTTATctttctattattattttttttaaaaaacttctttcataaaatagaactatttgaaaattaaataataattttggtttttttaatattttgacatttcgatttgtcttgtttgatttttgttctaaagtttttaaaatcaacctatgaattttctcatgattttattttaatatcaaatagttatatttcatgaaagattattttttaaattgttatttttaataatttcttttatctttagttttctttttacaattatctttgacttgacaataaaaatgtaagaaaatcTTGTTGTGTTTGCgtatttgtgtttttgttacatagattttgagaatccTATGACTATACGTGATATTTGTAAAGTTGAGTGTTATAAGTAAAACTAGAGAGAATTTATGTCCCAATAACAAAAGAGTTTAATAGAATTACAAAgtcaataaaaactaaactttttgaataacatagGATTTCCATAGAATTTAAAAGTCCACAAACCAATAACAAACGATTCTAATAAGTGTTTctcccaagactctccccagtctaaaACACATGCCCATAGTATATCCTCCAAGGTCTGAATCGTCCTCTCGGACTGTCCATCCGCCTGAGGATGATAGGATGTACTCATGTTTACTCTGGTTCCCAAAGCTTTCTGGAAAGCCTCCACAGGTAAGATGTAAACCTTGGATCTCTATCCGAGACAATGCTTGttggaacaccatgcaaccgCACTATCTCATCCATGTATAACCGCACAATCTGATCTACACCATCTCCTTTTCGAATGGCTAAGAAATTTGCCGACTTGGTCAAACGATCGACCACAACCCATATCGCATCCTTCAGgttcctggtcgtgggaaaccTAGTCAcgaagtccattgtgatgtgatcccatttccactcCAGTATAGGTAagttctgaagtagaccactgggaacctgatgcTCTGCTTTCACAAGCTGGCAAGTAGGaaacttagccacccactcagcaacatcagatttcattcTCACCCAATGGTAATACCTCTTCAGATCTCTATACATCTTGTTCAATCCCGGATGAACCGAGAACTTAGATTTATGAGTCtgcctcataatctcttccttcaGTTCCTGGTTGTTAGGAACACTAATCCTtccattgaccaagatggtaccattaCTCGCCGTTTGGTACTCAGTCTTGTCGTTGGAAGCAACCTTCTTAAGGTTCTCATCTAAACCTTGAACTTGGCGAATCTTGGTAAGTAGATCAGCCTGATCcactgcctccaaccccaatgACTCATTATGTCCAACCAATGTGTTGAGGTGCAGTGACCGAACCATCTCTTCCAGTTCCTCAGCCTCCCTCTTGGCCGATACCTCCTCTCTCCTGCGGCTCAAGccatcagccactaggttagccTTTCCtggatgataagctatgtccagatcataatctgcaacaaactccatccatctcctctgccttaactttagctcaggctgagtgaatatatactttAGACTTTTATGGTTTGTAAGTATTTTCACTTTGGCTCCATACaaatatgatctccatatcttcaaGGCAAACACCACAGCTGCCATTTCCAGATCATGGGTCGGATAATTTCCCTCATGCTTCTTCAATTGTCGAGAAGCATAGGCTATTACCTTCCCATGCTGTGTATCCGAGTCCAGTGATTGACATCCGAGTCCAGTGATTGATGCATTagtatacaccacataaggaTGATCCGCCTCCGGCAATACCAGGACTGGTGCACTAGTCAACATGTCCTTGAGTGCTGAGAAACTCCTctcacactcctcagaccatgcgaacttcacgtccttgcctgtcaaCTTAGTAATGGGCTGAGCTATGCCCGAGAACCCCTTGAAAAATTTCCGGCAGTAGCCGGCCAATCCCAAGAAGCTTCGTACTTCCATAGCATTTTTTGGCTGAGGCCATTCCCGTATACACTTGAACTTTTCTTGATCCACCGACACTCCTTGATCAGACACCGTGTGTCCAAGAAAACCAATGCTAttctgccagaagctacacttgctCAACTTAGCAAAGAGTATCAGCTCCCTCAAGCGTCCCAGCACTGCCCTAAGATGCCTCTCATGGTCTTCCTTGGACTTAGAgtacacgagtatatcatctATAAAGATATTCACAAACTCATCCAAGTACTCCTGGAAGataccattcatcatcttcataaatGCAGCTGGCGTATTGGTCAGTCCGaatggcatgaccacaaactcatagtggccgtACCTGGTTCGGAACGCGGTCTTTCTTATATCACCTTGCGCAATGGGAATCTAATGATATCCAGAGGCcaagtcaatcttggagaaccactttGCTCTacggagttgatccaacaactcatcaatcttgggcaatgggtacttgttcttcacagtcaccctatTCAACCCCcgataatcaatgcacaacctgaagctaccatccttctttttcacaaataggactggtgctccccaaggtgatacactagggcgtatgaaacccttatcaagcaactcctcaagttgcttcttcagctcggCCATCTCAGCCGgagccattctatatggacttttggaCAATGGGGCAGTCCCTGGCTCCAGTTCTAttatgaatgggtcagccctattagggggaatgccctgtaaaGCCCCAAACCCATCATGGAACTCCTGGACCAGCGGTATCCCATCCGGGTCACCACCCCCTACGACCTCATcggtgtaaatggtagccaagaaggcctcacaaccatttccaagcatccttTCCATTTGGattgctgaaaccaccaaacaacGAGAGGTCGGCTAAACCCCTTGAAACTTGATCGGCGGTCCAAACTCATTCTCAaattgcacccttccccggtgacaatcaaGAGTTTCCTGattctttccaagccagtccatacctaagatcacctcatgattctttagggggacaacaatcagatctacaggcatCGGCCTGTCCAGGATCATCActgggatgtccttaaccagacctagtgagttcataaTCTGCCCTCCGGCTGCACTCACTTTGTCAGGACCATTCCAGGTTCCATACCGGAACATACCCTTTCTGATCATatctggactcacaaaactgtGTGTAGCACCAGTATCGAAAAgtacatgtgtttccacaccaccaatacttagggTCCCTACACAAGACTCAACCAAAGaatctatccatcctaggttccataccatgcaattctacagGAATTGAAAAAGTTTAAGTCTAGAATGTTACTAGTGATCGTCTTGTAAGGCTGAGCCCCttccacatccttggatagctcgTACACACGTGGTGCTGAGGTCTGGCCCCGGCTCTGGACCGGCTTTCTTGCCTCTGCATGTCCTTTACTCTGACCACCTTGCATCTTAGGGCAATCCCTACGGTAATGTTCCTTCTGGCTGCAGTAGTGACAAGTCCTGGAATCACTTGCCGGACTAGGACAATTCTTAGGAGaatgatccatcttaccacaatGAGTACAGGctcccatggccttccagcactcaccacCATGGTATCGgccacacttagggcactcagacctaccacttgaggttttaccctcctcggccgagtccctctttctcttcttgtcACTACTCTGAGCGGTGGACACAGTCACACTCTTCACTTTCTGCTTAACCTCCTCTGcgaggttggtctccagcatAGCCATCCTTTCAACCAACTCAGATACAGTGTGGAAGGTGCGGACTGAAGAGTAGGTCCGGAGCTCGGCCCTAAGGCCTCTGATGAACCGACAAACCTgtactgcctcgtcctccagctccTTACCCACATAACGCCTGAGCCGGTTAAACTCTTCCTCATACTCACGGACCGACCTACGTCCCTGGACCAAGTCCAAGAACTTAGACTCCAGGCGATCCAATGCCTCAACTGGAAAGTActtgtggttgaactcaacctcaaaatCAGCAAAGCGTTCAATGGTGCCATTGGTACGCTTATCAAGAGCCAACCACTAGTTGTGTGCATCACCTTCCAAGAAGTGCACTGCAATATCCTTCTGATAATCCTCAGGGCAACGAGTCGAGCGGAAGTTGCGAACCAACCGACTCCTCCACTCATCTGCCTCCTTatgatcaacacttccagcaaagtgtttagtCCCCAACTTGGAGATGTGCTCCAAAACCTTCAGGTAATCCATACGCTGGACAGGCTCAGCTGGTGGGTCGATCTCCACAACCTCAGCTACCTGTCTCGGACGAACACCAGCCACTTGAGCAGACGCACGAACCAGAGGAGTAACCTGTCCCACAGGCGGATTCACCAACGGGGTGAACGCCTGAGTCAAGGTCACCAGTTGAGCTCCCATGAATTTCATAGCTTCCAGTATGTCTCCCATAGACGGCTCAGCTACCTCCCCCACACCATCAACCCCAACATTGTTTGCACCAATGCCAAGGTTATCTTCATTCTCTGCATTGGATGATTCAGCATCATCCTCTCGGACTTGCTCTTGCTGACCATCCGCAGCATCCACACGAGTCTTAGTAGGAAGGATCGGATCCACTGGAAGTCCGGTCTCATTGTTACCCAGCCCCTCTTGAGTTGGTAACACTGTGGTCGGAATGGTTCCAACTGGTAACACTACGGTTTGAACAGCACCATCCTGTCCCATGGTTCCGGATGCTCCAGCCgcatcctttcctctccgagaTTTAGCCTTCTTAGTAACTGTGAGTCTCAACAGCCGATGTatggtgaaccaataacccaaacaaatcctagattcaagcatgctctgataccaacttgtaagacccgatcctggattcctcaatccaacctgACCGCAGTCTCACCAAACAATCCTAACCAATTTGATTCCATTAATCCCGATTCAAGTCCAATATTCTCTAAGTATTTATCAGTGTTTTGAGGTTCATTGTtacacacttaaacaatcagaATCAATAAGGCAAATAGATAACTTCATAGATAGATAAACAGAATCAAACATCATTCGTTTGTTTAGCATAAAAAGTTGCACATTAAGCTAGCATAAGTTCACAACAAGCACAATAGGTTATCAGTATTTCACATCTATCAACAGtgacccaatcaccacacatcttcccacgGCTGGAGTCCTCATAGTCCCTTTCCTTTACCACGGTCCATGTCTGTACCTGAGACCAACACATCACAAACACAACACACGATCAGATTAATACACAAGAATCTATCACACTGCATGGCTGGATCATATCAAAACATCAAATGACTCATCAGaccaaaatataacatatttcgAAAGTgcttcaaaaattaattaaaattcatgaaaactcatgataaatcccaactaagagattcccatgACCAGAATCCAATGAATCGACCTAGACCATATGGATCCTGATCATGGTCAGTCCAACCGGTCACAAATTGACATCATCAAATTAATTcctaaaaattgattaaaattcaTGTAAACTCATGATAAATCTCAACTAAGAGATTCCAATAATCAGAATCCAATGAATCGACCCAGACCATATGGATCCTGATCATGGTCAGTCCGGCCAAAGCCATGAACTGTCATCAGTTCTTTGATCCGGCCAAGGCCTAGGATCAATGCCTCCATATCTGAAACATCAACATCCAATACCAAAACAAGAAATAGATGAAGAATAGAGTATAAGATCAGAGATGGGTGTAACCAAACGAACCAGACCGAACCATACGTACAGACGGTTCATCCGCCGGCTATGTCCGGTGGTTCtcggccacacctctcaccttagggtTACGATCTCCAGGGGCTGTCACCTTATCCTTCTCAatctccttctccttgtctttatGCCTAgtatccatcctcttgatctcaCAGACAAACTCCACCGGAAACAACCACGAACCACTACGGATCAGATCTCCCAACCGTCGGTttgtctctcttttctctctggaAGTTTGTCTGAGTTTTCTGTCTTCTCTGCAATGATATTTTCGACATAGACAAGGAAAGATAAAGAATAAATCGACCATAACCGCCTCATAACTGCCTGGACGAGCAGTTACCAAAAAGATAACCAAAAGGGGCAGTTTTCCCCATAGTCGTTGCCCCGTAACTgcccttggcggtttctcccttttcttccttttccCCAAATCGATTCCTGAGCCCTTGCTCAACTCCTGGTCCGACCTATGATGCACTTGAAGTAACCGTCACACTCGGACCACCGGCTCGGTCCATAACCGCTCGGACCCGACCACACTGGTTCGGACTGGAACACTCCTCCCAGCTGAGGTAAGCTGACCACCaactgttcccagctgagtaaGCTAGTCTTCCAGCTCCTATGAGCTGATTAAATCAAGGTGAACTGATTTCCAGCTGCACCTATCTGACTGAGCTTGATCCGGACCTCGTCTAGCTCCCGGTTCACTCGTCCAGCTCCTTATTACTTGTTTCCCTCATAttctggttaagtctcagcttcctgatgcccttaaccttcctTTTggaccatgatacgcttgtctcaaggacttacgacctgactggtgcgtctcctcgcaccatGGTCCATTCGGACGATCCTATCTAAGATCTGGGACATGACAGGAAGACTGGAAAATTAAAGTTTCAAAGAAAAGATATGAAGCATAGCTACCCATGGAGACATGGAAACTTATGCTGATGCTTCTTGGCGAATTTGAGACGACAACCAACGAGTACCCTTCCAAGCGACATATGAATGGTGTCTCTGATCTCTTGTAACACTATCAGCAATCGTCGTTGCTGAGTTGTTGCAAGATATCGGTACAAAGCTCAAACTGCCTCCCATAATGGAATGAATCGTAGATAGAGCATAAGAACAGTTGGTGTAGTTCTCTAAAGATAGCTGTGGATGGTCCATAGAATTTTTAATCTCTAGCACAGATGACTCTATGATTACTTTCTTCAACTTGAGGTCGCACATGGCTGCTGCAGCCCACTGTAATGCTACCAATTTAGCTTGAAGTGAAGATTCAATTTGAGAGAAAGACCTTCTGCTGTGTAGCAAAACATTTCCTTGCTCATCACGAACCAGCCACTCACCTCCACATGTAAGTGTGGCTCCATCCCATGATGATCCCACATTGCATTTGAGAAAGGAAGGAGGGGGTTTCTGCCACTTCTCAAGACCTGCATCAATATTAAACTCAGGAGAGTCTAACTTAGGGAGAGCATTATGTAGATTCAACCAGATCGCAGCCTCTTTCATAGCCCTTCTAAGAACGACCGAGGGCTCCGGAGCAATACGTTCGTATCAGAATGCATTTCGATCTTTCCACAATTGCCACAAGACCCAAGGAAAGGATTGACGAGAGCATGTACCTACTGCTGGATTTTTACTGCACTTCAAAAGGTAATGAAGATTAAGGAAGAACGAGTTCTGAGACAAgcccgctggaggaggaggaatATTGGATCGGTCCATACTTCCTTAGCGGTTTGACAATGGAAGAGGACATGACATATCGTTTACGTAGCTTGACCACAAACAGAGCATATCTGATTCACTTGTATACCCCTTGTCTGAAGCTGAGCCTTCACTGCCAGCGCACCAGAGTTCACTCTCCAGAGAAAATGTTTGAGTTTCAGAGGAGCTTTGGTTTTCCATACGTTAGTCCAGAGCTGTCTTTGAAGACGAGGTCTCTTGAAAACTTGTGGATTCTGAAGATccaaaagagtttgagttaactTGTAGCCACTTCTTGCGTCATATCTACCATTTTTTATAGACCCCGGATCAACTTATCCTCACGAGAAAGATGAACCTTCGTATTCAACACCAGTGCGACATATTCTGATGCTATTAATTGGCGGACTAAATTACGGTTCCACGAACCGGTATTGGCATCAATCAGGGCAGCCACTGTTAATGTAAGGTCTACTAAGGCATCCTGACGATAGCGAGGAGGGCGAGGAACAGAAGAAGACAACCAATTATCCAACCAAAATTTAGTCTCTGCACCATTTCCTATATGTTTCAACAACTCTTGCTTAAGCAAATCTCTACCATGTAACCTGCTACGCCATGCAAAGGAAGGTCTCGTACCAACACTGCAATCCATAAATGAAGAGCGCTTAAAATATCGGTGATGGAGAAGACGAGCCAACAAGGAGTTAGGTGAGGAACAAACTCTCCAAGCATGTTTAGCCAGAAAGTATTGATTGAACTGCTCAATATCTTGAAACCCAAGCCCACCGAGTTCTTTCTCTTTACATAGTTTCTGCCAAGCAACCCAAGGGATCTTCTTTCTACTGTTACCACTACTCCACCAAAATTTGATCATCGCACTAGTCAGCTTCCCACAAACTTCTTTGGGGGGTCGGAAACAAGACATGGCATAAACTGGAAGAGCTAAGCCAATAGATTTTAACAGGATCTCTTTGCCTCCATGAGAGAGAGACTTGGAAAACCAGCCTCTAAGACGCCCCTGAAGCTTCTCTCTAATAAAGCTAAGAAGCTTCACTTTAGATCCATTAAAGCACTCTGGTAGACCTAGATATGAACCTTCACCACCTTCCTAGTATATACCAAGAACTTCTTTGATCTCTATTTTCTAAAATTCACTGACCTTAGCTCCAAAATTCACcgaggatttgagatgattcaCT
This region of Brassica napus cultivar Da-Ae chromosome C5, Da-Ae, whole genome shotgun sequence genomic DNA includes:
- the LOC106425002 gene encoding uncharacterized protein LOC106425002, producing MKEAAIWLNLHNALPKLDSPEFNIDAGLEKWQKPPPSFLKCNVGSSWDGATLTCGGEWLVRDEQGNVLLHSRRSFSQIESSLQAKLVALQWAAAAMCDLKLKKVIIESSVLEIKNSMDHPQLSLENYTNCSYALSTIHSIMGGSLSFVPISCNNSATTIADSVTRDQRHHSYVAWKGTRWLSSQIRQEASA